One Aegilops tauschii subsp. strangulata cultivar AL8/78 chromosome 7, Aet v6.0, whole genome shotgun sequence genomic window carries:
- the LOC109731736 gene encoding RING-H2 finger protein ATL1-like, with amino-acid sequence MGAPGAAPLAGNSFVILSVAVVGILATSLLLLAYYLFLTRCGLASWRRDHDDVVTTTQHHHHIVYSTAPEPSRGLEEAAIRRIPTLRYRESKQLQAPQAQAASECAVCLSEFQEGERLRLLPPCLHLFHTDCIDAWLHATANCPLCRTAISGSACQPQPHVILNQIDIVNVLQADHVVIDIASPSRGETSNVAGVPATIVSMGDERIDPRRDELLDVQQPMRRSLSMDSCNDKHLYLALQKVLRHHHSHSASLGEDRKGESSTPAAAASSRAAGRLRRSFLSFSHSRSSRSAILPI; translated from the coding sequence ATGGGCGCGCCAGGCGCAGCTCCCCTAGCAGGCAACAGCTTCGTCATCCTctccgtcgccgtcgtcggcATCCTCGCcaccagcctcctcctcctcgcctacTACCTCTTCCTCACCCGGTGCGGCCTCGCCTCCTGGCGCCGCGACCACGACGACGTCGTCACGACCACGCAGCATCACCACCATATCGTctactccacagcaccagagccgAGCCGCGGCCTGGAGGAGGCGGCGATACGCCGGATACCCACGCTCCGGTACCGGGAGTCCAAGCAGCTGCAGGCACCGCAGGCCCAGGCGGCGAGCGAGTGCGCGGTGTGCCTCAGCGAGTTCCAGGAGGGGGAGAGGCTCCGGCTGCTGCCGCCCTGCCTCCACCTCTTCCACACCGACTGCATCGACGCCTGGCTCCACGCCACCGCCAACTGCCCGCTCTGCAGGACCGCCATCTCCGGCTCCGCCTGCCAGCCCCAGCCCCACGTTATACTTAACCAAATCGACATCGTCAACGTCCTCCAAGCCGACCACGTAGTCATCGACATCGCCTCGCCGTCCCGGGGAGAAACGAGCAACGTCGCTGGCGTACCTGCGACGATAGTGAGCATGGGAGACGAGCGCATTGACCCGAGGAGGGACGAGTTGTTGGACGTGCAGCAGCCGATGAGAAGGTCGTTGTCCATGGACTCCTGCAACGACAAGCACTTGTACCTCGCCCTGCAGAAGGTCCTGCGCCACCACCACTCTCACTCTGCTTCTCTCGGGGAGGACCGCAAGGGGGAGAGCAGCACCCCCGCCGCCGCAGCCAGCAGCCGGGCAGCAGGGAGGTTGCGGCGATCCTTCCTCTCCTTCAGCCACAGCCGGAGCTCCAGAAGTGCCATCTTGCCAATCTGA
- the LOC109731673 gene encoding uncharacterized protein has protein sequence MEYMYGNESFTEYYENMCCCCCFCVVCCYYLNLKYDLILDGEWKLENKYSKLFSNRVEGKLEYKYIDEKWFDMTRVKNSYYVLPGEPEPKRTVSNTHNIGKVMFLTAVARPRYNNEGELTFDGKIGIWAFVEETEAKRTSQNRTKGTKVLTSVKVTRPVCRDYLINKVIPAIQGKWPDDDEGATIFIQQDNAKPHVLPNDVAFQEAVEQTDLDIRLLQQPPNSPELNCLDLCFHNSLQSLTDCRSPTNIQELVQGVEEEFENYDPDKLHRSFITLEAVMFEVMKDKGGNQYKLPHLHKDRVQNAGMEITGVYCDSRVVVDTRALIEEMEIAIGKENERKELAREGKRKKSKGKGREEVARERM, from the coding sequence ATGGAGTACATGTATGGAAATGAATCATTTACGGAGTACTATGAAAACatgtgttgctgctgctgtttttgTGTTGTCTGCTGTTATTACTTGAATTTGAAATATGATCTCATTTTAGATGGAGAATGGAAATTAGAAAACAAATACAGTAAATTGTTCAGTAACAGAGTTGAAGGCAAACTAGAATACAAATACATCGATGAGAAGTGGTTTGACATGACGAGAGTGAAGAATAGTTACTATGTACTTCCAGGAGAACCTGAACCGAAGCGCACCGTGTCAAACACTCACAACATTGGGAAGGTAATGTTCCTAACAGCTGTTGCCAGGCCACGATATAACAATGAGGGGGAGCTAACATTCGATGGAAAGATCGGCATTTGGGCATTCGTCGAAGAGACTGAGGCGAAGCGGACAAGTCAGAACAGAACAAAGGGAACAAAAGTGTTGACATCAGTGAAAGTAACCAGGCCTGTGTGCAGAGACTATCTAATCAATAAGGTTATCCCGGCAATTCAGGGTAAGTGGCCTGACGATGATGAGGGAGCAACAATATTCATCCAACAGGATAACGCAAAGCCTCATGTCCTTCCCAATGATGTAGCTTTTCAAGAAGCTGTGGAACAAACTGATCTTGACATCCGATTGCTACAACAGCCCCCAAATAGCCCTGAGTTAAATTGTTTGGACCTCTGCTTCCATAACTCTCTCCAGTCTCTAACCGACTGCAGGTCACCTACAAACATTCAGGAACTGGTACAGGGTGTGGAAGAGGAATTCGAGAACTACGATCCCGACAAGTTGCACAGAAGCTTTATCACATTAGAAGCAGTTATGTTTGAAGTTATGAAAGATAAAGGAGGAAATCAATATAAGTTGCCCCACTTGCACAAGGATCGCGTTCAGAATGCTGGAATGGAAATAACCGGTGTATATTGTGACAGTCGGGTAGTTGTTGATACTAGGGCCCTTATAGAAGAAATGGAAATTGCAATAGGAAAAGAAAATGAAAGGAAAGAATTAGCTAGAGAAGggaaaagaaagaaaagtaaAGGGAAGGGAAGGGAAGAAGTGGCCAGAGAAAGAATGTAG
- the LOC109731622 gene encoding thaumatin-like protein 1b, with protein MEAPRNHGAPCLLLLLALAAQWCSVSTASCSFTISNYCTHTIWPGTMAGAGTPQLPTTGFRLDPGQTVRIPAPAGWSGRIWARTGCNFSTDGSGAAAGAVACQTGDCGGGHMECGGTGGKPPATLFEITLGKGGPADQDFYDVSLVDGYNLPVVAVPRARQGSCNATGCAADLNLSCPKELQVAGGNGGGPVACQSACEAFTQDKYCCSGAYATPDTCSPTAYSSVFKSACPRAYSYAYDDGSSLFTCNAVDYTIAFCLPPAGLNMPADANGAPPADNNGGGSAYVPPPTGNSGAGSVYQPPPAGNNGAGSAYQPPPTGNNGVGSAYQTPPTGTNGIGSTYETPLASSNGVGSAFQPPLTGDDNGVRSAYQPGMTPSSASTRYGQLWFLLPAALVFFK; from the exons ATGGAGGCACCGAGAAATCACGGCGCGCCATGCCTGCTCCTTCTGCTGGCACTAGCTGCCCAATGGTGCAGTGTCTCGACGGCGAGCTGCAGCTTCACGATATCCAACTACTGCACTCACACCATCTGGCCGGGGACGATGGCCGGCGCGGGCACGCCGCAGCTGCCCACGACGGGGTTCAGGCTAGACCCCGGGCAGACCGTGCGGATCCCGGCGCCGGCCGGTTGGTCCGGCCGGATATGGGCGCGCACGGGGTGCAACTTCAGCACCGACGGCTCAGGCGCGGCCGCCGGCGCGGTCGCGTGCCAGACCGGCGACTGCGGTGGTGGACACATGGAGTGCGGCGGCACGGGCGGGAAGCCGCCAGCGACGCTCTTCGAGATCACGCTGGGGAAGGGCGGCCCCGCCGACCAGGACTTCTATGACGTGAGCCTCGTCGACGGGTACAACctgcccgtcgtcgccgtcccgCGGGCGCGGCAGGGCAGCTGCAATGCCACCGGCTGCGCCGCCGACCTCAACCTCT CATGTCCCAAGGAGCTGCAGGTGGCCGGCGGCAATGGTGGCGGCCCGGTGGCATGCCAGAGCGCGTGCGAGGCGTTCACGCAGGACAAGTACTGCTGCAGTGGCGCCTACGCGACGCCGGACACCTGCAGCCCGACGGCCTACTCGTCCGTCTTCAAGTCGGCGTGCCCGCGGGCCTACAGCTACGCCTACGACGACGGCAGCAGCCTCTTCACCTGCAACGCCGTCGACTACACCATCGCGTTCTGCCTCCCTCCAGCCGG GTTGAACATGCCTGCTGATGCTAACGGTGCTCCTCCTGCTGACAACAATGGTGGTGGAAGCGCATACGTGCCGCCCCCGACAGGCAACAGCGGGGCTGGGAGCGTCTACCAGCCACCCCCTGCAGGTAACAATGGTGCCGGAAGTGCCTACCAGCCGCCTCCAACAGGCAACAATGGCGTCGGAAGTGCCTACCAGACACCTCCGACTGGCACCAATGGCATTGGAAGCACCTACGAGACACCCTTGGCTAGCAGCAATGGCGTCGGAAGTGCCTTCCAGCCGCCCCTGACGGGCGACGACAATGGCGTGAGAAGCGCCTACCAGCCGGGGATGACCCCGTCGTCGGCGAGCACGCGATACGGTCAGCTATGGTTTCTGCTACCTGCAGCGCTCGTGTTCTTTAAATGA
- the LOC109731607 gene encoding oxysterol-binding protein-related protein 4C isoform X1 produces the protein MQQARAYMGRRRRRRAIRHVSVESEVDASAAPTATATARASAAVLTAPLSLEGGLAAELQPANLVQRVLSLFGNVRPGADLSHFQLPATFNLPKSQLQLYGEIVYCDGDDYLSRCGKGKDSLERFTAVVAWSISTTRPPIFGFAPYNPVLGETHHVSRGSLHVLLEQVCHKPPVSALHATDDGGNVELVWSQHPVPKFNGASIEATVHGKRQVRLPKFNETYEMDCPNLLIRLLPGPSVEWSGTVRIVCKDSGLEAELSYHRSNSFMGMGGDGRCVKGKVFHSSSPQDTVFEIDGYWDRTVSLKDVESGEVLVLYDANLSIANLVTPEVKDEEGLSSTESAVVWSEVSEAILAKDWEKASEAKRKVEGTARSLEKERNEKGEVWMPKHFSLSQDKDGNWECWPLEKSVRPAPIVVPSPSS, from the exons ATGCAACAAGCAAGAGCCTACATGGGGCGACGGCGGCGCCGACGAGCGATCCGCCATGTCTCG GTTGAATCGGAGGTCGACGCGTCGGCGGCACCGACCGCCACGGCCACGGCCAGGGCCTCGGCGGCGGTGCTCACCGCGCCGCTGTCGCTGGAAGGGGGCCTCGCGGCGGAGCTCCAGCCGGCGAACCTCGTGCAGCGGGTGCTCAGCCTCTTCGGGAACGTCAGGCCGGGCGCCGATCTCTCGCACTTCCAG CTGCCTGCTACGTTCAACCTGCCAAAATCGCAGCTCCAGTTGTACGGGGAAATAGTCTACTGCGACGGAGACGACTACCTGAGCAGATGCGGCAAAGGCAAGGACAGCCTCGAGCGCTTCACGGCGGTCGTCGCATGGAGCATCTCGACGACGAGGCCGCCCATCTTTGGTTTCGCGCCCTACAACCCGGTCCTCGGAGAGACGCACCATGTCTCCAGAGGGTCACTCCATGTCCTTCTTGAGCAG GTGTGTCATAAACCCCCGGTCTCTGCGCTTCACGCTACCGATGACGGCGGGAACGTCGAGCTTGTCTGGAGCCAACACCCAGTGCCGAAATTTAATG GTGCTAGCATAGAGGCAACGGTGCACGGCAAGAGGCAAGTCAGGCTTCCAAAGTTCAACGAGACATACGAGATGGACTGTCCAAATCTGCTCATCAGGCTGCTTCCTGGGCCCTCCGTCGAGTGGTCCGGCACCGTCAGGATCGTCTGCAAGGACTCCGGGCTCGAGGCAGAATTGAGCTACCACAGAAGCAACTCCTTCATGGGAATGGGAGGTGACGGGAGGTGCGTTAAGGGCAAGGTGTTCCATTCATCGAGCCCGCAGGACACCGTCTTCGAGATCGATGGCTACTGGGATAGGACTGTTTCACTCAAGGATGTTGAGAGTGGGGAGGTCTTGGTTCTCTACGACGCGAACCTCTCCATCGCTAACCTCGTCACACCGGAGGTTAAAGATGAAGAG GGCTTGTCATCTACCGAGTCGGCGGTCGTCTGGAGCGAAGTCAGCGAGGCTATCCTGGCAAAGGATTGGGAGAAGGCTAGCGAGGCGAAGCGGAAAGTCGAGGGCACAGCTAGGAGCCTTGAGAAGGAGAGGAATGAGAAGGGAGAGGTGTGGATGCCCAAGCACTTCTCATTGTCCCAGGACAAGGATGGGAACTGGGAGTGCTGGCCATTAGAGAAATCAGTGCGTCCAGCTCCTATCGTTGTACCTTCTCCTTCTTCATGA
- the LOC109731607 gene encoding oxysterol-binding protein-related protein 4C isoform X2: MVESEVDASAAPTATATARASAAVLTAPLSLEGGLAAELQPANLVQRVLSLFGNVRPGADLSHFQLPATFNLPKSQLQLYGEIVYCDGDDYLSRCGKGKDSLERFTAVVAWSISTTRPPIFGFAPYNPVLGETHHVSRGSLHVLLEQVCHKPPVSALHATDDGGNVELVWSQHPVPKFNGASIEATVHGKRQVRLPKFNETYEMDCPNLLIRLLPGPSVEWSGTVRIVCKDSGLEAELSYHRSNSFMGMGGDGRCVKGKVFHSSSPQDTVFEIDGYWDRTVSLKDVESGEVLVLYDANLSIANLVTPEVKDEEGLSSTESAVVWSEVSEAILAKDWEKASEAKRKVEGTARSLEKERNEKGEVWMPKHFSLSQDKDGNWECWPLEKSVRPAPIVVPSPSS; encoded by the exons ATG GTTGAATCGGAGGTCGACGCGTCGGCGGCACCGACCGCCACGGCCACGGCCAGGGCCTCGGCGGCGGTGCTCACCGCGCCGCTGTCGCTGGAAGGGGGCCTCGCGGCGGAGCTCCAGCCGGCGAACCTCGTGCAGCGGGTGCTCAGCCTCTTCGGGAACGTCAGGCCGGGCGCCGATCTCTCGCACTTCCAG CTGCCTGCTACGTTCAACCTGCCAAAATCGCAGCTCCAGTTGTACGGGGAAATAGTCTACTGCGACGGAGACGACTACCTGAGCAGATGCGGCAAAGGCAAGGACAGCCTCGAGCGCTTCACGGCGGTCGTCGCATGGAGCATCTCGACGACGAGGCCGCCCATCTTTGGTTTCGCGCCCTACAACCCGGTCCTCGGAGAGACGCACCATGTCTCCAGAGGGTCACTCCATGTCCTTCTTGAGCAG GTGTGTCATAAACCCCCGGTCTCTGCGCTTCACGCTACCGATGACGGCGGGAACGTCGAGCTTGTCTGGAGCCAACACCCAGTGCCGAAATTTAATG GTGCTAGCATAGAGGCAACGGTGCACGGCAAGAGGCAAGTCAGGCTTCCAAAGTTCAACGAGACATACGAGATGGACTGTCCAAATCTGCTCATCAGGCTGCTTCCTGGGCCCTCCGTCGAGTGGTCCGGCACCGTCAGGATCGTCTGCAAGGACTCCGGGCTCGAGGCAGAATTGAGCTACCACAGAAGCAACTCCTTCATGGGAATGGGAGGTGACGGGAGGTGCGTTAAGGGCAAGGTGTTCCATTCATCGAGCCCGCAGGACACCGTCTTCGAGATCGATGGCTACTGGGATAGGACTGTTTCACTCAAGGATGTTGAGAGTGGGGAGGTCTTGGTTCTCTACGACGCGAACCTCTCCATCGCTAACCTCGTCACACCGGAGGTTAAAGATGAAGAG GGCTTGTCATCTACCGAGTCGGCGGTCGTCTGGAGCGAAGTCAGCGAGGCTATCCTGGCAAAGGATTGGGAGAAGGCTAGCGAGGCGAAGCGGAAAGTCGAGGGCACAGCTAGGAGCCTTGAGAAGGAGAGGAATGAGAAGGGAGAGGTGTGGATGCCCAAGCACTTCTCATTGTCCCAGGACAAGGATGGGAACTGGGAGTGCTGGCCATTAGAGAAATCAGTGCGTCCAGCTCCTATCGTTGTACCTTCTCCTTCTTCATGA